The Plasmodium yoelii strain 17X genome assembly, chromosome: 14 DNA segment tttttttattcattaattttgtagCTATCAAATGACACGACTGTAATTGTCTGTCCTACAAGAACTATAAATTTTATCGGTGCGatcaataaaaaaacaaatttgaaAGATTTTTTAGAAAATACAAAACCAATCCAAACTGACATTGGTGGTGAGGAAGCATTAATCAAATTGGCTTCTAACATAGCCggatatataattaaacaccGTGGCAATAACGTTGAAGTTACTTATATCAATGCTGTAAGCAAtctcaaaaaataatcatttttttctcattttaaCATATATCGAAAATCTACTTTATAactcatatattttatgatattcacacacaatatattttatttatccatttttttcgtaGATTTATAACAGTGGTAATTCTACCAACTTTGACGACGATAAAAGCTATAgagatattatatatacaaatattcaAAGATTAGCACAACGCATGTAATCTACTAAACAACAATATGCCCCAAGTAAAACTCTTTCAatactttaattttttgatacatatattaataaaattaatttatgttATACGTAATGTTTGTTTAAATTATCGTCACGCCATTTTTAtcgttttaaaaattattatttagtttgtaattttttgttcattttgaattaaaatatattgaatatgtttaatttcgTGATGAAATCAAATAATTGATGCTATAATTCAATTACTATTTCTGCATTCTTCCCCTTTATATTAATTCTATTACTTTTTTACGTTAAAACCTTATGTTCCatactttattattatcataaaacTTAAATCATGCTAATAATtaattgtatataaatatacaaatatcataaaatatatcgaTCACCATCCTTAAATTAATTacttatcatttttatctttattattaatatttttcccCTTAAATTTCCCCTTTCAAATCGTTTACACAATCCAAATAATCAATACTAATATGAATATAACTTAAATATATACCAATATTTTTGATTGtctattataataatatgcaatttatttaattaatattaaagacAAAATGTCGTCTActttaaatataatgtaaACAATCTATTAaaacacattttattataattttataccttcatatataataatattatactgctcggttattaaaatataatttaaattcaaataaatatgatacaaataataagttttaataaatacagTTACCCATCAAATAAACCAGATATCTGTATATTGTTGTACGTAAACCTCAATTGAACCTTAAACTTCGATTAACAtttcttatataataataaattatgataCATTTAATAAGAActcttaaatatatttatcacgaatttaacaataaaatataaaaagagcATAGTTCAACACATTTACCATTGAGTTGTATTAACACGAAATTCAATTCttataatttatcaaaatatatttctttattgcTCCTTTTCATCCTCATTTTTTCTTACATATTTAgacttaatataaatattaaaatcgACAACTTAtcctatacatatttttaataacatgtttattatatatatttaaaacaaatctttaaaataataaatattatcaaattataaaaaattaagtaaAATACAATACTTAATCCTAATCCCAATATGGGTCCCACAAACACAACCatgacccacaacataaaaactatataaaaattatgcaaaaaatgtacaaatatacaataactataaatatataatattatattatttaattattcttATAAACCACAAAATTATGgtcaaaattaattatttcaaaatagacaatttcttaaaatatatcaatcattattGCTATTTCTGAAATAGTCACtgctcttcgaatcatatattaatggtCCATtccttcttcattttttttagttttttccTTAAATATTGGTTTTTAAGTCGATTCCGAAATCCAGATAACGCATACTAacataaaatgttaagaaacgtATGATTTGTTTATTAGTGTTTCcacatatataatgaaaaaaaaattttaatttcttattattaccttataataaattcctataaaaaatactattgtaccaaatatcaataaaagtatataaaaatagtttgTTGATAACAAactaaatgataaaaatccATATTTTTGTAGATAAATCTTTGTTTTTATCGATGGCAAGGATGAACTATcgttatttttcttttttaaattaacataatcagttgataaaGTAGATAAAATAGATAATACTTTACTATATAAACCATTTTTACTAATATTAGGATCTTTGATAGTTTCTTCATATTTGTCAACAAAGTTTTTTGCAGCTTCCAAACATTGATCGCAATTGGGGACGTGTCCATCATTGTTAACATACATACTACATAATGATGTTAATGCATCgtataatttagatataacACTCTTATccatacttaaaaaatatttatttttatctataatatccttataattttgataagAAGTAACACCTTCTATGTTCTTTTTATACTGGTcgctattttttatatgtttagtataaaaatcatttagaCTGCCTTTTTCTCCATTTTGGGTTTGgcttaacatataacttaaccatatcataatgtattcaacaatattgatgtTACTTTTTGCAACAGAATTATCCTTAAAGAATTCatcaaacaaaaataaacatgcagcattaattttatcggtATCATCATTACAATTATTGCCAGTACAATACTTTTTGAAATCTGTATCATCTTTAAAATTACAGTTTCCATCCTTCGAATTATATTCTAAATTCTTCGTTACTTTCTGGAGGATATTACactaaaaattttttttttaaattattagaaatgtgcattattgaaaattttattaaagtttaatgatatttatatataatacaatatcaaaaaatgttaaggAAAAcatgattattaaaaaatccaTATACCATATACCAATCCATTGtgatgaaattttatttttgatttataaATTGAGTAAAAGCatgctgttttatatacactgcATCAAATATGTGACGAAATAATTTAACcttatatataacaactgtctttagttaaatatattaaaagtttttcaataattaatataaaataatattattactaaagaaaTGCTGCATCCCTGgtttatgataattagctAATTCACCTTAAATACAGGGTTGTTTAATACATtctttataatatgtatataaatttatacataaaaatattattcttaatacCTTTCGGTATAATTCTATCACAAACTTATAGTGGCAttgtaatgaatttaaaatatattttcttataCATATGCCTTAATAAAGAAATTTAACAATAtcatatcttttgttttaataaattgcACACAAAAACTAATATACTGACAAATCGGAAcagttgaaaaatatattattgctataatccttaaaagcatataaatattatttaataagattgattaaatttttatatacttgtttcttataacatataatatattttctcaaaaattatagtattttcaaattaagttatgttttctatgcaaattatataaatttatattatttttaataaatatagataaattaaaaaaaaaattgaatgtattaaataacttttttttattcgtatatacttcaatttatgtgtataccttattgggaaatttatattttattttacgcataatttccaccctttaaaacaattagcactggaACCCTATTTATTAagctatttataagcttaaataagtttttatatgtagaatgtttttaaaataatgcttagtaaatatataacacataaacaagtattgatgcaaattttaaagtataataaaaaactatatgtaaatagttattatattgcactttgagaggagagagataagatacatttcctcttttaatatataaatttatataaatattcgttAAATTTTCTccattgttcatttttatcttatatactTTACTGTTATGGTTACCAATGTATATACGttcaaataatttgttaaaaatcctatattttattaattatatgataaaataatgataatataaaac contains these protein-coding regions:
- a CDS encoding PIR protein — its product is MDWYMCNILQKVTKNLEYNSKDGNCNFKDDTDFKKYCTGNNCNDDTDKINAACLFLFDEFFKDNSVAKSNINIVEYIMIWLSYMLSQTQNGEKGSLNDFYTKHIKNSDQYKKNIEGVTSYQNYKDIIDKNKYFLSMDKSVISKLYDALTSLCSMYVNNDGHVPNCDQCLEAAKNFVDKYEETIKDPNISKNGLYSKVLSILSTLSTDYVNLKKKNNDSSSLPSIKTKIYLQKYGFLSFSLLSTNYFYILLLIFGTIVFFIGIYYKYALSGFRNRLKNQYLRKKLKKMKKEWTINI